In Marinitoga sp. 1197, the following proteins share a genomic window:
- a CDS encoding radical SAM/SPASM domain-containing protein, whose protein sequence is MKNFIANINNTYGIYINFQKSPKYRSLIIKDNYNIYPKVASIELTNKCNIKCLHCYGDFNSSLNNFISLNDAKKILYELKNLGVNIIELTGGEITTYPFLKKIITYALELEFKQIGLLTNGIYISEEIMNTIILNKSKIFIQIDLHSLNDEYLKWFTKTSNSLNEIKNNIYILAKNKVNMRVATIVTPKNLDEIEEIADWVYNLGIKSFGISPVIELGRAKNMNKNLYLNDNEYIQLDILLDKINKKYPKFLSLIEFGQLKNSNCGCISSHVVISATGEIKMCTMDNMKYFNSNLGNAIKQNIKNIYDINSKYINDIFNLESPKLNSEECKECKYRYFCNGCLLRGFIKAKELKNNCKWYKNKVSQIIKEQLRIEEFQR, encoded by the coding sequence GTGAAAAATTTTATTGCAAATATAAATAATACTTATGGTATTTATATTAATTTTCAAAAATCACCAAAATATCGTTCTTTAATTATAAAAGATAATTACAATATTTATCCTAAAGTAGCTTCAATTGAACTAACAAATAAATGTAATATAAAATGTTTACATTGTTATGGCGATTTTAATAGTAGTTTGAATAATTTTATTAGTTTAAATGATGCAAAAAAAATTCTATATGAGCTAAAAAATTTAGGGGTAAATATTATTGAACTAACCGGAGGAGAAATAACAACATATCCATTTTTAAAAAAAATTATAACCTATGCTCTTGAACTAGAATTTAAACAGATAGGATTATTAACAAATGGAATATATATTTCTGAAGAAATTATGAATACTATTATTTTAAATAAGTCAAAAATATTTATTCAAATAGACTTACATAGTTTAAATGATGAATATTTAAAATGGTTTACTAAAACTTCTAATTCTTTAAATGAAATAAAAAACAACATATATATACTTGCAAAAAATAAAGTTAATATGAGAGTTGCAACAATTGTTACTCCAAAAAATTTAGATGAGATTGAAGAGATTGCAGATTGGGTATATAATTTAGGGATTAAATCTTTTGGTATCAGCCCGGTTATAGAATTAGGAAGAGCAAAAAACATGAACAAAAATTTATATTTAAACGATAATGAATATATTCAGTTGGATATATTATTGGATAAAATAAACAAAAAATATCCAAAATTTCTATCCCTTATAGAATTCGGACAATTAAAAAATTCTAATTGTGGATGTATTTCATCTCATGTTGTAATCTCAGCTACAGGTGAAATAAAAATGTGTACAATGGATAACATGAAATACTTTAATAGTAATTTAGGTAATGCCATAAAACAAAATATAAAGAATATTTATGATATCAACTCAAAATATATAAATGATATTTTCAATTTAGAATCTCCAAAATTAAATTCTGAAGAATGTAAAGAATGCAAATATAGATATTTCTGTAATGGTTGTTTGCTTAGAGGGTTTATAAAAGCAAAAGAATTAAAAAATAATTGTAAATGGTATAAAAACAAAGTTTCTCAAATCATAAAAGAACAGTTAAGGATAGAAGAATTTCAGAGGTGA
- a CDS encoding ATP-binding protein: MKKLPIGVQDYKKIITGDFIYIDKTKYIYDLVSSEVPIFLSRPRRFGKSLTVSTLYYLFKGEKVLFKDTYIYDKWEFKEYPIIRINLLLAATDDEERFKKSLTKIIKREGLMNNIKIEETDYKFAFDELIMKLSEKGKIVILVDEYEKPILDNINNKEKAERYRQILRDFYTNIKANDEYIKFVFITGITKFTKTGVFSALNNLNDISLDTDYSQMLGYTQEELEYYFEDYIKETAEKFKITTEELLKEMKKYYNGFSFDGEHYVYNPFSILKFFQKKKFQNYWFESGSPSFLSKYIEDKKVTYEDLVKNTVSAMDFSTREIEDANANIFFTQAGYLTFKGIKRYGLTEKYILDYPNLEVKNSFSKLILESNYKPKEEAYERVYEIYEKIEKNDIKGLIEEIKKIISAIPYNLHKKEEKYYHSLIFTIIASAGIDVKAEELTNLGRSDLVIDFDERIYLFEIKVDKSAIDAINQIKEKKYYEKYSGKEIYIIGININSEKRNIDDYIIEKI; encoded by the coding sequence ATGAAAAAATTACCAATAGGTGTACAGGACTATAAAAAAATAATAACAGGAGATTTTATATATATAGATAAAACTAAATACATTTATGATTTAGTATCATCTGAAGTACCAATATTTCTTTCAAGACCACGGAGATTTGGGAAGAGTTTAACAGTATCAACATTATATTATTTATTCAAAGGAGAAAAGGTATTATTTAAAGATACATATATATATGATAAATGGGAATTTAAAGAATATCCAATAATAAGGATAAATCTACTTTTAGCAGCAACTGATGATGAAGAAAGATTTAAAAAGAGTTTGACAAAAATAATAAAAAGAGAAGGATTAATGAATAATATAAAAATAGAAGAAACAGATTATAAATTTGCATTTGATGAATTAATAATGAAATTATCAGAAAAAGGAAAAATAGTGATACTGGTAGATGAATATGAAAAGCCAATATTAGACAATATAAATAATAAAGAAAAAGCAGAAAGATACAGACAAATATTAAGAGACTTTTATACTAACATAAAGGCGAATGATGAATATATAAAATTTGTTTTCATAACAGGAATCACAAAATTCACAAAAACAGGTGTATTTTCAGCACTTAATAATTTAAATGATATATCTTTAGATACAGATTATTCTCAGATGCTTGGATATACTCAAGAAGAATTGGAATATTATTTTGAAGATTATATAAAAGAAACAGCAGAGAAGTTTAAAATAACAACAGAAGAATTGCTAAAAGAAATGAAAAAATATTATAATGGATTCTCATTTGACGGAGAACATTATGTATATAATCCATTTTCAATATTAAAATTCTTTCAAAAAAAGAAATTTCAAAATTACTGGTTTGAAAGTGGATCACCATCATTTCTATCAAAATATATAGAGGACAAAAAAGTAACCTATGAGGATTTAGTAAAAAACACAGTAAGTGCAATGGATTTCTCAACAAGAGAAATAGAAGATGCCAATGCAAATATATTCTTTACACAAGCTGGATATCTAACATTTAAAGGAATAAAAAGATATGGATTAACAGAAAAATACATATTAGATTATCCAAATCTCGAAGTAAAGAACAGTTTTTCAAAATTAATATTAGAATCAAATTACAAACCAAAAGAAGAAGCATATGAAAGGGTATATGAAATATATGAAAAAATAGAAAAAAATGACATAAAAGGATTAATAGAAGAAATAAAAAAAATAATAAGTGCAATACCGTATAACTTACACAAAAAAGAAGAAAAGTATTATCACTCATTAATATTCACAATAATAGCATCAGCAGGAATAGATGTAAAAGCAGAAGAATTAACAAACTTAGGACGAAGTGACCTTGTAATAGATTTTGATGAAAGGATATATCTTTTTGAAATAAAAGTGGATAAAAGTGCAATTGATGCAATAAACCAAATAAAAGAAAAGAAATATTATGAAAAATATAGTGGAAAAGAAATATATATAATAGGGATAAATATCAATTCAGAAAAAAGGAATATTGATGATTATATAATTGAAAAGATATAA
- a CDS encoding subclass IId bacteriocin thuricin17 — protein MPTPEMVTSDITCWSCLACAFCGLSFTVISALSGLSTAS, from the coding sequence ATGCCAACGCCAGAAATGGTTACAAGCGATATAACTTGTTGGAGCTGTTTAGCTTGTGCTTTTTGTGGGCTATCTTTTACAGTTATTTCGGCTTTATCAGGATTAAGCACAGCCTCTTAA